A section of the Pseudomonas flavescens genome encodes:
- a CDS encoding YncE family protein, which yields MSQEILLLVQKCAHTFSFYDVESGDAIKHIRLPEFPHEFVVDSRNRFAYVGHYGIETSSHEGEGGCSVFVIDLEKGEHVRTLSIWPFRRPHGLAMDDQDRLYVLSEGDSTLLIFDQPHIKNTPDRAIPSGGYKSHLVALTRSGETAFALNLLSNTITRLKPQDPTVAPLPVQPGSMPEGNCFSRDERILYVATRGDNSIVAVDVESLEVTRRGRTGADPTRIYLDRQDRLYVTNYAEHSISVFNPALEEIHRIELDTHAIAMSLHPTRDLAFVTLKDQRVGMLDLQTFTFQRYFHTLLEPDVSQVIVR from the coding sequence ATGAGTCAGGAAATTCTTCTTCTGGTGCAGAAATGCGCCCACACCTTCAGCTTCTACGATGTCGAAAGCGGTGATGCGATCAAGCACATCCGCCTGCCGGAGTTCCCCCACGAGTTCGTGGTCGATTCGCGCAATCGCTTCGCCTATGTCGGCCACTACGGCATCGAAACCTCCAGCCATGAAGGCGAGGGTGGCTGCTCGGTGTTCGTCATCGACCTGGAAAAGGGCGAGCACGTGCGCACCCTGAGCATCTGGCCGTTCCGCCGCCCCCACGGTTTGGCGATGGACGATCAGGATCGTCTCTATGTACTCAGCGAGGGCGACTCGACCCTGCTGATCTTCGATCAGCCACACATCAAGAACACGCCGGATCGGGCGATTCCATCCGGCGGCTACAAGAGCCATCTGGTGGCGCTGACCCGCAGTGGCGAAACCGCCTTCGCCCTGAACCTGCTGAGCAACACCATCACTCGCCTCAAACCGCAGGACCCGACCGTCGCGCCGCTGCCCGTGCAGCCGGGGAGCATGCCCGAGGGCAACTGCTTCAGCCGCGACGAGCGCATTCTCTACGTCGCCACCCGCGGCGATAACAGCATCGTCGCCGTGGATGTCGAGAGCCTGGAAGTGACTCGCCGCGGGCGCACCGGCGCCGACCCGACGCGCATCTATCTGGATCGCCAGGATCGTCTGTACGTGACCAATTATGCGGAGCATTCGATCTCGGTGTTCAACCCTGCGCTGGAAGAAATCCACCGTATCGAGCTGGACACCCATGCCATCGCCATGAGCCTGCACCCAACCCGCGATCTGGCCTTCGTCACCCTCAAGGATCAGCGCGTGGGCATGCTGGATCTGCAGACCTTCACCTTCCAGCGTTACTTCCACACCCTGCTCGAACCCGATGTATCCCAGGTCATCGTGCGCTGA
- a CDS encoding TRAP transporter substrate-binding protein, whose product MSNAFIRGVAALSLALLLPGAAAQAQERSFKLSAGDPIDAPGPQGAKLFAEHLKAGSDGALNVKVFPSAMLGNDVQMLGALPAGTVEFALVGAPTLVGLVKDFGVLDLPYQFNSTAEVDAMLDGPMGQQLLAKLEEKGLVGLGFWEIGFRNLTNSKRPIEKWEDLQGLKIRTVQSPVFRTFFDHLGANAQPMPINEVFSALEMHAIDGQENPISLIATQRYNEVQKYLTLSEHIYTAYVLLMSKKTWDALDDTQRAQVRKAAEQARSEQRQLARQANSEKLAELKASGMQVNALSDEQRQRFVDQATIVTEQVRGSIDADFVSAWQAELQRIREVN is encoded by the coding sequence ATGAGCAACGCTTTCATTCGCGGTGTCGCCGCCCTCAGCCTGGCGCTGTTGCTGCCGGGCGCGGCGGCCCAGGCACAGGAGCGCAGTTTCAAACTGAGTGCCGGTGACCCCATCGATGCCCCCGGGCCCCAGGGCGCCAAGCTGTTCGCCGAACACCTGAAAGCCGGTAGCGACGGTGCGCTGAACGTCAAGGTGTTCCCTTCGGCCATGCTCGGCAACGATGTGCAGATGCTCGGTGCGCTACCGGCCGGCACCGTCGAGTTCGCCCTGGTGGGGGCGCCGACGCTGGTCGGCCTGGTCAAGGATTTCGGCGTGCTGGATCTGCCCTACCAGTTCAATTCCACCGCCGAAGTGGATGCCATGCTCGACGGGCCCATGGGCCAGCAACTGCTGGCCAAGCTGGAAGAAAAGGGCCTGGTCGGCCTGGGCTTTTGGGAGATCGGCTTCCGCAACCTGACCAACAGCAAGCGGCCCATTGAGAAATGGGAAGATCTCCAGGGCCTGAAAATTCGCACCGTGCAGAGCCCGGTCTTCCGTACCTTCTTCGATCACCTGGGGGCCAACGCCCAGCCGATGCCGATCAACGAAGTGTTCAGTGCCCTGGAGATGCACGCCATCGATGGCCAGGAAAACCCCATCTCGCTGATCGCCACCCAGCGTTACAACGAGGTGCAGAAGTACCTGACCCTCAGTGAACACATCTACACCGCCTACGTGCTGCTGATGAGCAAGAAGACCTGGGATGCGCTGGACGATACCCAGCGTGCTCAGGTGCGCAAGGCCGCCGAGCAGGCGCGCAGCGAACAGCGCCAGCTGGCACGTCAGGCCAATAGCGAGAAACTGGCCGAGTTGAAGGCATCGGGCATGCAGGTCAACGCCCTCAGCGACGAGCAGCGCCAGCGCTTCGTCGACCAGGCGACGATCGTCACCGAGCAGGTGCGTGGCAGCATCGACGCCGACTTCGTGAGCGCCTGGCAGGCCGAACTGCAGCGCATTCGCGAGGTCAACTGA
- a CDS encoding DMT family transporter encodes MHENSTIRFSPDLPTYLKLALVAIIWGGTFVAGRYMSSDLSPVLLASLRFILAALVLVAFLALSKRGFVPMTMGQAVQVVLLGLVGIYAYNLFFFSGLSYIDASRASLIVASNPALMALCGYLFFRERICAVQMVGIALCLLGAGVVIFARAPQGLASGQGHWLGDALIFGCVLSWVVYSVFCRSVVQAIGALHTVCYSVIAGALMLSATALFMGEMNRAALRSLSVTDALCLAYLGVLGSAAAYVMYYDAIQRIGATRAGTFIALNPLTAVLAGVLLLDERLSMAMVLGGALVILGILLCNRRAGASRTGDATRASKGA; translated from the coding sequence ATGCACGAAAACTCGACGATTCGCTTTTCACCGGACCTGCCGACTTACCTCAAGCTGGCGCTGGTCGCGATCATATGGGGCGGCACCTTCGTCGCTGGCCGCTACATGTCCAGTGACCTGAGCCCGGTGCTGCTGGCCAGTTTGCGTTTCATTCTCGCCGCGCTGGTACTGGTGGCTTTCCTGGCACTGTCGAAGCGTGGCTTCGTGCCAATGACCATGGGCCAGGCCGTGCAGGTCGTGCTGCTCGGCCTGGTCGGCATCTACGCCTACAACCTGTTCTTCTTCTCCGGCCTGAGCTACATCGACGCGTCACGGGCATCGCTGATCGTCGCCAGCAATCCTGCGCTGATGGCGCTCTGTGGTTACCTGTTCTTCAGGGAGCGCATCTGCGCAGTGCAGATGGTCGGTATCGCGTTGTGCCTGCTCGGTGCCGGTGTGGTCATCTTCGCGCGGGCACCCCAGGGGCTGGCGTCCGGGCAGGGGCACTGGCTGGGCGATGCGCTGATCTTCGGCTGTGTGCTGAGCTGGGTGGTGTACAGCGTGTTTTGCAGGAGCGTGGTGCAGGCCATCGGTGCCTTGCACACCGTGTGCTATTCGGTGATAGCCGGCGCGCTGATGCTGAGCGCCACGGCGTTGTTCATGGGCGAGATGAACAGGGCCGCCTTGCGCAGCCTGTCCGTCACCGATGCGCTCTGCCTGGCGTACCTCGGGGTGCTGGGCTCGGCCGCTGCCTACGTGATGTATTACGACGCCATACAGCGAATCGGCGCGACCCGGGCAGGCACCTTCATCGCCCTCAACCCACTGACTGCGGTACTGGCCGGGGTGCTGTTGCTCGATGAGCGGCTGAGCATGGCGATGGTGTTGGGCGGTGCTCTGGTAATCCTCGGCATCCTGCTGTGCAACCGCCGGGCTGGGGCGTCGCGTACTGGTGACGCGACGAGGGCAAGCAAAGGCGCCTAG
- a CDS encoding M16 family metallopeptidase: MLTLLLSLLLCSHLLAADRLKVEGYPLDNGLQLILKPTSERGHVSIRLVVGVGFDQFDCRHKELPHLLEHLLFSGIDDSGEAGLEERMQALGGDWNAYTRDSDTTFVLEVPAANQRAALDLLLSALFNTELNEARIDAAKGVIVHENGEHPAAWQRLLGSSASKDDATAQLAAELGLACAEPDSLAHLTADALERLRSEWYVANNMTLIMVGDLDRRLPAYLERRFGELPPGPMPELRELPESTGKAEPDRTLINGLVGETAKVHLIFAEPWVGELDHGTWQLLRDYLQWAVYRDLRLEHGLAYGPSVERSAYASSSFFSINAEVARDDVEQTLQRLHDLLHRLGRDGLDADTVERLRNVALARQNWTAQGNSALADYYWSSLADYEEGRFADPAKELRQVHTAQLDAALNLLLKQSTYQRVERPLLGTTGLYVSAAAVVLLLLLAVVGLFGLLRGRR, translated from the coding sequence ATGCTAACGCTGTTGCTGAGCCTGTTGCTGTGCAGCCACCTGCTGGCGGCGGACCGCCTCAAGGTGGAAGGTTACCCTCTGGACAACGGCCTGCAACTGATCCTCAAGCCCACCAGCGAACGCGGCCATGTGTCCATCCGCCTGGTGGTCGGCGTCGGTTTCGATCAGTTCGACTGCCGCCACAAGGAGCTGCCGCACCTGCTCGAACACTTGCTGTTCAGCGGTATCGACGACAGCGGCGAAGCCGGGCTGGAAGAACGCATGCAGGCCCTGGGCGGTGACTGGAATGCCTACACCCGGGATAGCGACACCACCTTCGTGCTCGAAGTACCGGCCGCCAATCAGCGTGCTGCCCTCGACCTGTTGCTCTCCGCGCTGTTCAACACCGAACTGAACGAGGCGCGCATCGACGCTGCCAAGGGCGTCATCGTCCATGAGAATGGCGAACACCCTGCAGCCTGGCAGCGCCTGCTCGGCAGCTCTGCCAGCAAGGATGACGCCACCGCCCAGCTGGCTGCGGAGCTGGGCCTGGCCTGCGCCGAGCCGGACAGCCTGGCACATCTGACGGCCGACGCCCTGGAGCGCCTGCGCAGCGAGTGGTACGTCGCCAACAACATGACCCTGATCATGGTCGGCGATCTCGATCGACGCCTGCCCGCCTACCTCGAACGGCGCTTCGGCGAACTGCCGCCCGGGCCCATGCCCGAGTTGCGCGAACTGCCGGAAAGCACCGGCAAGGCCGAGCCCGACCGTACCCTGATCAATGGCCTGGTCGGTGAAACCGCCAAGGTGCACCTGATCTTCGCTGAACCCTGGGTCGGCGAACTCGACCACGGCACCTGGCAGTTGCTGCGCGACTACCTGCAATGGGCGGTGTATCGCGATCTGCGTCTCGAACACGGCCTGGCCTATGGGCCGAGCGTAGAGCGCAGTGCCTATGCCAGCAGCAGCTTCTTCAGCATCAACGCCGAGGTGGCACGCGACGATGTCGAGCAAACCCTGCAGCGCCTGCACGACCTGCTGCACAGGCTCGGCCGTGACGGTCTGGATGCGGACACCGTCGAGCGCTTGCGCAACGTCGCCCTCGCCCGCCAGAACTGGACCGCCCAGGGCAACAGCGCCCTTGCCGACTATTACTGGAGTTCGTTGGCCGATTACGAGGAGGGTCGCTTCGCCGATCCCGCCAAAGAACTGCGCCAAGTCCATACCGCACAGCTCGACGCGGCGCTGAACCTGCTCCTCAAACAGTCCACCTACCAGCGGGTGGAACGACCGCTACTGGGCACCACGGGCCTGTACGTGAGCGCCGCCGCCGTGGTGTTGCTGCTGTTGCTGGCCGTTGTCGGGCTATTCGGGCTGCTGCGCGGACGCCGCTAG
- a CDS encoding TRAP transporter substrate-binding protein, which translates to CVLLLACSVWRADAATTLRFGFAGSDSDTQSLAAKEFAQRVKDGSNGELLVRPYGNSMLGNDQAMIAGVRGGTIELEMSGTPNFSGLTPRMSVLDLPFVFADSAHAYRVLDGEIGQKLLDELEAHNLKGLAYWEVGFRDITNSRKPVRVPDDVKGLKIRTSSNPSQIEAFRLLGANPQPLPLAELYNALEMRAVDAQEHPLSITWSSGFYEVQKYLSQTHHAYTALIVVMNKKKFDAMPEAQQKLLVDSARAAGRLQRQMNAENDGKFLVELEAKGMQIEKDVDREAFRKAVSAPLRETFIKQYGSDLLEAIDAQR; encoded by the coding sequence GCTGCGTTCTGTTGCTGGCCTGTTCGGTCTGGCGAGCCGATGCGGCGACCACCCTGCGTTTCGGCTTCGCCGGCTCGGACAGCGACACCCAGAGCCTGGCGGCGAAGGAGTTCGCCCAACGGGTCAAGGACGGCTCCAACGGTGAGCTGCTGGTGCGCCCGTACGGCAACAGCATGCTGGGCAACGACCAGGCGATGATCGCCGGCGTGCGCGGTGGCACCATCGAACTGGAAATGTCCGGCACGCCCAACTTCAGTGGGCTGACGCCACGCATGTCGGTACTCGATCTGCCCTTCGTGTTCGCCGACAGCGCGCATGCCTATCGGGTGCTGGACGGCGAGATCGGTCAGAAGCTGCTCGACGAACTGGAGGCCCACAACCTCAAGGGCCTGGCCTACTGGGAAGTGGGTTTCCGGGACATCACCAACTCGCGCAAGCCGGTGCGCGTGCCGGACGATGTCAAGGGCCTGAAGATCCGCACCTCCAGCAACCCGTCGCAGATCGAGGCGTTCCGCCTGCTGGGCGCCAACCCGCAGCCGCTGCCGCTGGCCGAACTCTACAACGCGCTGGAAATGCGTGCCGTCGATGCCCAGGAACATCCGCTGAGCATCACCTGGTCATCGGGTTTCTACGAGGTGCAGAAGTACCTGTCACAGACCCATCACGCCTACACCGCGCTGATCGTGGTGATGAACAAGAAGAAGTTCGACGCCATGCCGGAGGCTCAGCAGAAGCTGCTGGTCGATTCGGCCCGTGCCGCCGGTCGCTTGCAGCGGCAGATGAATGCCGAGAACGACGGCAAGTTCCTCGTCGAGCTCGAAGCCAAGGGCATGCAGATCGAAAAGGACGTCGACCGCGAAGCCTTCCGCAAGGCCGTTTCCGCCCCGTTGCGCGAGACCTTCATCAAGCAGTACGGCAGTGATTTGCTCGAGGCCATCGACGCTCAGCGTTGA
- a CDS encoding MFS transporter — protein MTTRTSAEALTSAITKSRMRLLPFLILMYVLAFIDRANVGYARSYLQADTGLSDAAFAFGASIFFIGYAFFEVPSNLMLHRLGAKVWLCRIMVTWGLVSAAMMFADSAMTFYVLRFLLGVAEAGFFPGIILYLTYWFPARSRGQALGMFYFGLPLALVLGGPLSGWLLEYHGVFGLTNWQWLFVVEGLLASIVGVAAYFYLVNRPGDARWLNDEEKAALETTLAEEDAQKQTHSPHGFLSALRNGRVLRFCLVYFTIQMSVYGVVFYLPTRIASFLDGSVGLSVGLITAIPWLCALLVTRLVTLYADRTGQHRRLAVCMLAMAACGIAASALGSSLVPVVIAFCFAAAGFVAVQPLFWTIPTSYLSGAAAASGIALINSLGNLGGFVAPNLKTFMESQFGDPRAGMLALAVVAVIGALMIHRLNRPSTTPAAPLETARV, from the coding sequence ATGACAACAAGAACATCGGCCGAGGCACTGACCTCCGCCATCACCAAAAGCCGCATGCGGCTCCTGCCTTTTCTGATTCTCATGTACGTACTGGCATTCATCGATCGGGCCAACGTCGGTTATGCGCGCAGCTACCTGCAGGCCGATACCGGATTGAGCGATGCGGCCTTCGCCTTTGGCGCCAGCATTTTCTTCATCGGCTACGCCTTCTTCGAGGTGCCCAGCAACCTGATGCTGCATCGCCTTGGCGCCAAGGTTTGGCTGTGCCGGATCATGGTCACCTGGGGCCTGGTTTCCGCGGCGATGATGTTCGCCGACAGCGCCATGACCTTTTACGTGCTGCGCTTCCTGCTCGGCGTGGCGGAGGCCGGTTTCTTCCCCGGCATCATTCTCTATCTCACCTACTGGTTCCCGGCACGCAGTCGTGGCCAGGCACTGGGCATGTTCTATTTTGGCCTGCCGTTGGCGCTGGTGCTCGGCGGCCCGCTGTCGGGCTGGCTGCTGGAGTACCACGGGGTATTCGGCCTGACCAACTGGCAGTGGCTGTTCGTGGTCGAAGGCCTGCTTGCCTCCATCGTGGGGGTCGCCGCGTACTTCTATCTGGTCAACCGGCCCGGCGATGCGCGCTGGCTGAACGACGAGGAAAAGGCCGCCCTGGAAACCACCCTCGCCGAAGAGGATGCGCAGAAACAGACGCACAGTCCGCACGGCTTCCTCAGCGCCCTGCGCAATGGTCGTGTGCTCAGGTTCTGCCTGGTGTACTTCACCATCCAGATGAGCGTGTATGGCGTGGTGTTCTACCTGCCCACACGGATCGCCAGTTTCCTCGACGGCAGCGTTGGTCTCAGTGTCGGTCTGATCACCGCCATTCCCTGGCTGTGCGCGCTGCTGGTCACGCGCCTGGTCACCCTTTATGCCGACCGCACCGGCCAGCATCGGCGCCTGGCGGTGTGCATGCTGGCGATGGCTGCCTGCGGTATCGCGGCCTCGGCGCTGGGTAGCAGCCTGGTGCCGGTGGTGATCGCCTTCTGTTTTGCGGCCGCCGGTTTCGTCGCCGTGCAGCCATTGTTCTGGACCATCCCGACCAGCTACCTGAGTGGCGCCGCTGCGGCCAGTGGTATCGCCCTGATCAACTCGCTGGGCAACCTCGGCGGCTTCGTCGCGCCGAACCTGAAGACCTTCATGGAGAGCCAGTTCGGTGACCCGCGTGCCGGGATGCTGGCCCTCGCCGTGGTCGCGGTGATCGGCGCTCTGATGATCCACCGCCTCAATCGTCCCTCAACCACCCCGGCAGCGCCGCTCGAGACCGCGCGCGTCTGA
- a CDS encoding L-rhamnonate dehydratase, whose amino-acid sequence MKIKSIRTRVFEWKGKVVPPQAHFCTNASDILFERGDAMGSFRFHGWLVVEVETDNGIVGIGNCALAPRVAKEIIDTYLAPIAIGEDPFDNEYIWQKMYRQSHAWGRKGIGMAAISAIDIAIWDIMGKAVGKPVFKLLGGRTKEKIWTYASKLYANDDLDLFLEEAQGYLNQGFTALKMRFGYGPKDGPAGMRRNIEQVRALRELAGPDVDIMLECYMGWTLEYARRMLPKLAEFEPRWLEEPVIADDLEGYIELKKMGIMPISGGEHEFTSYGFKDMLERRAVDVIQYDTNRVGGITAARKINAMAEAWSVPVIPHAGQMHNYHLTMSTTASPMSEFFPVFDVEVGNELFYYVFKGEPAPVNGYIQLDDDKPGLGLEISTEYLSEFNIIE is encoded by the coding sequence ATGAAAATAAAATCCATCCGTACCCGTGTCTTCGAATGGAAAGGCAAGGTGGTACCGCCCCAGGCCCACTTCTGCACCAACGCCAGCGACATCCTCTTCGAACGCGGCGATGCCATGGGCTCGTTCCGTTTCCATGGCTGGCTGGTGGTGGAAGTGGAGACCGACAACGGCATCGTCGGTATCGGCAACTGTGCCCTGGCGCCCCGTGTGGCCAAGGAAATCATCGACACCTACCTGGCGCCCATCGCCATCGGCGAAGACCCCTTCGACAACGAATACATCTGGCAGAAGATGTACCGGCAGAGTCACGCCTGGGGCCGCAAGGGCATCGGCATGGCGGCGATCTCGGCGATCGACATCGCCATCTGGGACATCATGGGCAAGGCGGTGGGCAAGCCGGTGTTCAAGCTGCTCGGTGGGCGTACCAAGGAGAAAATCTGGACCTACGCCTCCAAGCTCTATGCCAATGACGATCTCGACCTGTTCCTCGAAGAGGCTCAGGGCTACCTCAACCAGGGGTTCACCGCGTTGAAGATGCGCTTTGGCTATGGTCCCAAGGACGGCCCGGCAGGCATGCGTCGCAACATCGAGCAGGTACGCGCCCTGCGTGAACTGGCCGGCCCGGATGTCGACATCATGCTCGAGTGCTACATGGGCTGGACCCTGGAGTACGCCCGCCGCATGCTGCCGAAACTGGCCGAGTTCGAGCCGCGCTGGTTGGAAGAGCCGGTGATCGCCGATGACCTGGAAGGCTACATCGAGCTGAAGAAGATGGGCATCATGCCGATCTCCGGCGGCGAGCACGAGTTCACCTCCTATGGCTTCAAGGACATGCTCGAACGCCGCGCCGTGGATGTGATCCAGTACGACACCAACCGTGTCGGTGGCATCACCGCAGCACGCAAGATCAACGCCATGGCCGAAGCCTGGTCGGTGCCGGTGATCCCCCATGCCGGGCAGATGCACAACTACCACCTGACCATGTCGACCACCGCATCGCCGATGTCCGAGTTCTTCCCGGTGTTCGACGTCGAGGTCGGCAACGAACTGTTCTACTACGTGTTCAAGGGCGAGCCGGCACCGGTCAACGGCTATATCCAGCTGGACGACGACAAGCCAGGCCTGGGCCTGGAAATCTCCACCGAGTACCTGAGCGAGTTCAACATCATCGAGTGA
- a CDS encoding LysR family transcriptional regulator: protein MTLTQLEIFAIVAARGGFTSAAAQLGISQSGVSHAIRALEQELGVELLHRHQGHIVLTDIGARLLQRAQVMLGMAETMRQEALDARGMKQGTLRIGSFGPTASIRLLPAILQAYRLAYPGIEVHVDEGPDRQVLQWLEDRRIDVGFVVLPEERFDTYPLLDDQMVALLPREHALALETAVPLTALCSDPFVLTEAGSSEIVSRLFLSARLQPNIRYRTSQLLSTLELVGRGDAISIVAASSLPIGEDAPYVTRALMPASPRRVGLAVVDARQSSPATKAFIELAQTHPWLGPRKKPRTNRG from the coding sequence ATGACCCTCACGCAACTGGAAATCTTCGCCATCGTCGCGGCACGCGGCGGTTTCACCTCGGCGGCGGCACAGCTCGGCATCTCGCAGTCGGGGGTTTCCCATGCCATTCGCGCACTGGAGCAGGAACTCGGGGTCGAGTTGCTGCATCGACACCAGGGCCACATCGTGCTCACCGACATTGGCGCGCGGCTCCTGCAAAGAGCGCAGGTGATGCTCGGCATGGCGGAAACCATGCGCCAGGAAGCGCTGGATGCGCGGGGCATGAAACAGGGCACGCTGCGTATCGGCTCCTTCGGCCCCACAGCATCGATACGCCTGCTGCCGGCCATCCTGCAGGCCTATCGGCTGGCCTATCCGGGCATCGAAGTGCACGTCGACGAAGGGCCGGATCGGCAGGTGCTGCAATGGCTGGAGGACAGGCGCATCGACGTCGGCTTCGTGGTGCTGCCCGAGGAACGCTTCGATACCTATCCGCTGCTCGACGACCAGATGGTCGCCCTGCTCCCACGGGAGCATGCACTGGCCCTCGAAACGGCCGTGCCCCTCACGGCACTGTGCAGCGATCCCTTCGTGCTGACCGAAGCCGGCTCCAGCGAGATCGTCTCGCGGCTGTTTCTCTCGGCCAGGCTGCAACCCAACATCCGTTACCGGACCTCGCAACTGCTCAGCACCCTGGAACTGGTCGGGCGTGGCGATGCGATCAGCATCGTTGCCGCCTCGTCGCTGCCCATCGGCGAGGACGCCCCCTACGTGACCCGCGCCCTGATGCCGGCGAGCCCGCGTCGGGTCGGCCTGGCGGTGGTGGATGCACGGCAATCGTCCCCGGCGACCAAGGCCTTCATCGAATTGGCGCAGACTCACCCATGGTTGGGCCCACGCAAAAAGCCCCGGACGAACCGGGGCTGA
- a CDS encoding amidohydrolase family protein — MPDCLHQRLGLAHAADGQRLIDAHHHLWNLDTHRYPWLQDEVDQRFFLGDYAPLRRNYLPEDYLADSAGQQVLATVHCEAEHERADQVAETRWVHEQHARYGFPNAVVAHVWFHRPDCEEILGRHLQYPLLRGIRSKPVTATRPELAASVRGQAGSMQDEAWLRGFALLAKHGLSWDLRVPYWHLQEAAQVAAAFPKVPIVLNHMGFPWDRSAAGLEGWRTGMQALAAQPNVRVKISELGLRDEPWTLQSNRGVIEETLALFGIERCLFASNYPVAGLRIGYGELVTALNTVLEGYDSTQRDAFFWRNARDFYRIQLKG; from the coding sequence ATGCCCGATTGCCTGCATCAGCGTCTCGGCCTGGCCCATGCCGCCGATGGGCAGCGATTGATCGATGCCCACCATCACCTGTGGAACCTCGACACCCATCGCTACCCCTGGCTGCAGGATGAAGTCGATCAGCGCTTCTTTCTCGGTGACTACGCGCCCCTGCGCCGCAACTATCTGCCCGAAGATTATCTGGCCGACAGCGCCGGCCAGCAGGTACTGGCCACGGTGCACTGCGAAGCCGAGCACGAGCGTGCCGATCAGGTGGCGGAAACCCGTTGGGTGCACGAGCAGCATGCGCGTTACGGCTTTCCCAACGCGGTGGTTGCCCATGTCTGGTTCCACCGCCCGGACTGCGAGGAGATCCTTGGCCGGCATCTGCAGTATCCGCTGCTGCGTGGTATTCGCAGCAAGCCGGTGACGGCCACGCGCCCCGAACTGGCTGCCAGCGTGCGTGGTCAGGCCGGCAGCATGCAGGACGAGGCCTGGCTGCGCGGCTTCGCCCTGTTGGCCAAACACGGTTTGTCCTGGGACCTGCGTGTGCCGTACTGGCACCTGCAGGAAGCGGCGCAGGTCGCCGCCGCCTTTCCCAAGGTACCCATCGTGCTCAACCACATGGGCTTCCCCTGGGATCGCAGCGCGGCCGGGCTCGAAGGTTGGCGCACCGGCATGCAGGCGCTGGCGGCGCAGCCGAATGTCCGCGTGAAGATATCCGAGCTTGGCCTACGTGATGAACCGTGGACGCTGCAGAGCAACCGCGGCGTGATCGAGGAAACCTTGGCGCTGTTCGGTATCGAACGCTGCCTGTTCGCCAGTAACTATCCGGTGGCTGGTTTGCGCATCGGTTACGGCGAGTTGGTCACGGCCCTGAACACCGTGCTCGAGGGCTACGACAGCACGCAACGCGATGCCTTCTTCTGGCGTAACGCCAGGGACTTCTACCGGATCCAACTGAAGGGCTAG